TCGAGCCCGCGTTCGCGGAGCAGCCGGGCACAGGCGAGGAACTGCTTCCAGTCGGTTTTGCCGTCCGGTCCCGGCTGCGTATCGTTCCAGCCGAGCCGGTCGCGCACGATCGACACGCCGAGCAGCCGGGCGAGGTCGGCTCCGCCGGCGAACATGTTTTCGCCGGCTTCGGGGGCGCCGCACCCGATCCAGCTCAGGGCCGAATCGATCCCGTAAAAGCCTTCGGAGGTCCGGCGGAGTTCCGCCGGATCGGCGACGACGGCGAACGGCGTCCACTCCGTACCGGCGCCGATGGTGTAGTAGCCGGGCGGCAGCCCGTGGAGCCTGATTTCGGCGGAAAGCGTTCCGCTCCGCACCGTCTCCTGCCGCCAGTTCCGGACTTCGAATTCCGGCGCGGGCGTACCGGCGTCCGTGCAGTGAAAACGCACTTCATCGCCGGTGGTGAAGATATTGCCGATCCGGCCGGTGGTCAGTTCGGCGGAAGCCGGAACTCCGAGCGCCGCGGCCGCCGCCAGCGCGGCGATTTTTTTCCATGTCCTGTTCAACGGGTTCCTCCTGTTTCCGGTGCGGAGAGTTCGACGAGCAGAAGATCGAGCGGTTCGATCCGGACGTCGATTTCCGACAGCTCCTTTCCCGGGCGGCTGCTTCGGATTCCGGTTCCTGCTTTGCTGTTGTGATAGATCCGGGCATTCCAGTCCGGGGCGGCCGGCAGCCCGCGGTAGCGGACCTGCGCCTCCATCGGTTCGCTCGTGTAGTTGTACATGACGAGCAGGATTCGTCCGGATTCCGGTTCCCGCATCGCGTAGGTCAGCAGATTCGGCAGCGGGAATTTCGTGCTCATGCGGACCTGGCTGAACGGACGGACTCCGGCCCATTTCAACAGGTCGTCCATCCACGGCGTCCACTGATCGGCGGCATCGAGCACCGGCAGGCCGTTGAAAAAGAGCACTTCCCCCCGGCCGAACGGGATTCTCCAGGCTATCGGTCTGCCGGCTGCGTCGCGGCCGATCACTTCCCCCCGACAGGTTGTTCCGGCTCCTGAACGGTAGAGCTGCGCCCGGAACGGCCTGCCGCCCGGCAGGGTCATGACCGCATCGACCGGCTCCTCCGTCCAGGCGGAACCGGATGTTATGCCGAGCTCGCGCCTCACCGCCTCGGTCGCGCGTTCTCCGTCGCGCCGGAAGCTCGTGTTCCAGAGGACGAGCTTGCCGCCGTTCCGGACAAATTCGAGCGCGCGGCGCTGCACCGTCTCCGGCACATCCGGGTGGCCGCCGTCGATGTGGAGCCGGACGTTCCGCAGTTTGGACTCGGGTGTCTGCGCGGTCAGCTCATAGTAGGGCGGCAGGCCGTTGTAATAGTTTGCCGCCTTCAGTACGCCGGAGAGCCCGCCCCAGTTGTTGACCACCTGCCGGTCCCACTGCGTCGGGCGGCGGATGCGCCGGACAGGGCGGCAGTTTTCGTAGTGGGCATTGTCGTGGTTGAAGCCCCCGATCAGCGCGATTTCGGAGTCGTCGATCAGTTCGAACCGGGAAATATCGGCCAGCTTCGGGGCCAGCGCGCGCAGGTCGTTCCACGAACGCCAGGTGACCGGATTCGCATATGCCTCCTCCTCCAGCGCCGGAGCTCCGACCCAGCGCAGCGAACCGTGCGACAGCAGCGGCAGGATCGAAAAGAGTCCGCCGTTGTAGGAGAGATACGACGTGGTCGGCTCCCCCCATTCGAAGCAGATCGGCTTCGGCTGGTGGCGGTATTGGTCGTACTGGAAATATTCCCGGCCCTGTTCGATGGAGAAGTTGCCGGCGAAGAGCTGCCCGGCCTCGGCCAGTTTCCCGATCTCACGGCCGGGCGGAGACGCGTCCGCACACGCTTCGGAGGCGAAGAATTTCATATCCGGCGCGTGCTTGCGGATCGCGCGGATCGCATCGAGGTAGAACTGCTGCTGGGTGTGGACGAGCTTGAAATCCAGAAAATCCAGCCACTCCGGACGCCGGTCCGCGGCGCGCTGCTCTTTCGGGAGCGGCAGCGGGAGCTTCAGCTCCTCCCAGGTTGCCAGTTTCCGGCCGTAGCGCCGGCTGACGGCCTCGAGCGTGAGCTTGCGGCAGTCGCGCAGATACTCCCGGAACGCCTGCTCGGCCCAGCGGCTGTAATCCCAGACGAAGTCGGTTTTGCCGCCGTTCACGTAAAGATTCGTGTATTCGTCGAAGAAGAACACCTCGAGCAGCGGCGGCCGGATATCGCAGCGCAGCATGCGGCCGGTTCCGGCGCAGCGTTCGGCGATTTTCCCCCACAGGGCGGCAAAGTGCTGCCGGAAGAGCGGGGACGAGACCGACGGCGGGCTGAAGAACTTCATCTTCCAGAAGTTGCGTCCGGTCGCCGGGCTGCCGTACTGGTCGCGCATGATGTACTCCGGCGAGCGCAGCCACTCCGGAGTCTGGTCGTCGGCGAAATAGAGCGTGATGTTGAAGAATTTGCCTTGTTCCAGCACATGATCCACCATCGCGTCGAGGTCGGAGAAGTTGTAGACGCCGGGCAGCGGTTCGAGGTCGCCCCAGAAGTATTCGAGCTGCATGGTGTTGAAGCCGTTTT
The sequence above is drawn from the Victivallis lenta genome and encodes:
- a CDS encoding beta-galactosidase — protein: MTLRKPLLLFLAAGFGLAAAAAPEYRKLREATGDDRHLEGRVNFSPDALASSSGTYSNPPWSAESALSDEPIPAPAGLVNSSPRRGWMSPCFDAVDPEQPYLQLDFPYAEPVQFDTIALFYNFKKSPAYRPAYVIERRLAGNWSEIFRPKTLDEATRPLIRFSAPLAADALRIRFFEPSPQNAWTVERFWVYGSAAPSPRLGGGKIQFDAPGLALTEGEMVWQPGQKPRLRISFTPGAGVPAHPAKLTLRLTDYYRRPLFTEPLRVLPVDLGKPLQETVTLDALPPGPYYLTAEIGDGERVFARNRVLFGVAGAAPVPVRGNLPALAPPVVEIAGAVGQYDGLGQRKSRRTVDAVFKNGFNTMQLEYFWGDLEPLPGVYNFSDLDAMVDHVLEQGKFFNITLYFADDQTPEWLRSPEYIMRDQYGSPATGRNFWKMKFFSPPSVSSPLFRQHFAALWGKIAERCAGTGRMLRCDIRPPLLEVFFFDEYTNLYVNGGKTDFVWDYSRWAEQAFREYLRDCRKLTLEAVSRRYGRKLATWEELKLPLPLPKEQRAADRRPEWLDFLDFKLVHTQQQFYLDAIRAIRKHAPDMKFFASEACADASPPGREIGKLAEAGQLFAGNFSIEQGREYFQYDQYRHQPKPICFEWGEPTTSYLSYNGGLFSILPLLSHGSLRWVGAPALEEEAYANPVTWRSWNDLRALAPKLADISRFELIDDSEIALIGGFNHDNAHYENCRPVRRIRRPTQWDRQVVNNWGGLSGVLKAANYYNGLPPYYELTAQTPESKLRNVRLHIDGGHPDVPETVQRRALEFVRNGGKLVLWNTSFRRDGERATEAVRRELGITSGSAWTEEPVDAVMTLPGGRPFRAQLYRSGAGTTCRGEVIGRDAAGRPIAWRIPFGRGEVLFFNGLPVLDAADQWTPWMDDLLKWAGVRPFSQVRMSTKFPLPNLLTYAMREPESGRILLVMYNYTSEPMEAQVRYRGLPAAPDWNARIYHNSKAGTGIRSSRPGKELSEIDVRIEPLDLLLVELSAPETGGTR